A region of Halosolutus amylolyticus DNA encodes the following proteins:
- a CDS encoding DUF7285 family protein: MSRSLPSRAQTEPIAALIAVMAVVVGVGVYAVYAGNALPGGTDRGVEETTIDLVWKDIEDEDRGVFPAYEYESDTDAKMRDAIDRESLPYGKNVYIEIWAYDDGEPTVFAAAHFDSDGDSLGDQQITSSEADFGPPREAGEPDDTGIATRPISIEVEPADVRGGTLHVEVW, translated from the coding sequence ATGTCACGATCGTTACCGTCTAGAGCGCAGACCGAACCGATCGCAGCCCTGATCGCCGTGATGGCGGTCGTCGTCGGCGTCGGCGTATACGCCGTGTACGCGGGTAACGCCCTTCCCGGAGGAACGGATCGGGGAGTCGAGGAGACGACGATCGATCTCGTCTGGAAGGACATCGAAGACGAGGATCGCGGCGTCTTCCCCGCCTACGAGTACGAGTCCGACACGGACGCGAAGATGCGCGATGCCATCGACCGCGAGTCGTTACCGTACGGTAAGAACGTCTATATAGAGATCTGGGCGTACGACGACGGCGAACCGACCGTCTTCGCCGCGGCGCATTTCGACTCGGACGGGGACAGCCTCGGTGACCAACAGATCACGTCGAGCGAGGCGGACTTCGGCCCGCCGCGGGAGGCGGGTGAACCGGACGATACCGGGATCGCAACCCGACCGATCTCGATCGAGGTCGAGCCAGCCGACGTGCGCGGCGGAACGCTTCACGTGGAGGTCTGGTAA
- a CDS encoding DUF7283 family protein, giving the protein MDWEAPADAWYVFLAVSIVSAALAGVVLSLPTGPPPDATQAANTIERVSGSSTEASATWKYEADTIRIDGPTIELENEHGTDRASTAYGVVVPVNETDRLINITHGAEFEDEYETELDDGDTHAFETFLSDLEDEYQKNSGEPMVASGELVVRQISIDPNVDEVENEHESAELEVTETSRFGNIREVTLSYDGIDGRSIELELEGSYTTGTDLHYEKSRTFSTGSGSIVISDISSPKANFAGDPPLDFSVEYEDGSWGGTGLNVGTTLTWDNEVERSADLDDDAPFVEYRDSTGEYHVTIVTV; this is encoded by the coding sequence ATGGACTGGGAGGCACCTGCCGATGCGTGGTACGTCTTTCTGGCGGTATCCATCGTCAGCGCCGCGCTGGCTGGCGTCGTACTGAGTCTACCGACGGGGCCGCCACCGGACGCGACCCAGGCGGCGAACACGATCGAGCGGGTGTCGGGAAGTTCCACCGAGGCCAGCGCCACCTGGAAGTACGAGGCTGATACGATCCGTATCGACGGCCCGACGATCGAACTCGAGAACGAGCACGGCACCGATCGCGCCAGTACGGCGTACGGAGTCGTGGTCCCGGTCAACGAAACCGATCGACTGATAAACATCACTCACGGCGCGGAGTTCGAAGACGAGTACGAGACGGAGTTGGACGACGGAGACACTCACGCCTTCGAGACGTTTCTCTCGGACCTCGAGGACGAATACCAGAAAAATAGCGGCGAACCGATGGTCGCGAGCGGCGAACTCGTCGTTCGCCAGATCAGTATCGATCCGAACGTAGACGAGGTCGAGAACGAGCACGAGTCGGCAGAGCTCGAAGTGACGGAAACGTCACGATTCGGAAACATCAGGGAAGTCACGCTCTCGTACGACGGGATCGACGGTAGATCCATCGAACTCGAACTGGAGGGTTCCTACACGACGGGGACCGACCTACACTACGAGAAGTCGCGAACGTTTTCGACCGGCAGTGGATCGATCGTTATCTCGGATATTTCCTCGCCAAAGGCGAACTTTGCGGGTGATCCGCCGCTCGACTTTTCGGTGGAGTACGAGGACGGATCGTGGGGCGGAACCGGTCTGAACGTGGGGACGACGCTGACCTGGGACAACGAAGTCGAACGCAGTGCGGATCTCGACGACGACGCACCGTTCGTCGAATACAGGGATTCTACTGGTGAGTACCATGTCACGATCGTTACCGTCTAG
- the rpsB gene encoding 30S ribosomal protein S2, translated as MTDNDPSQEGLDAAEEEIDEEPAEGAGPAADADVEPVDEQPAEADEADAEPEDEGPALDDDVMSDEEADLLIPVEDYLGAGAHIGTQQKTEDMERFIHRVRTDGLYVLDVSKTDGRIRTAADFLANYDPEQILVTSSRQYGRFPAEKFAEAVGARARTGRFIPGTLTNPKYDGYIEPDVLVVTDPIGDAQAVKEAITVGIPVIAMCDSNNQTSNVDLVVPTNNKGRKALSVVYWLLANEVLDRRGAEPSYSLEDFESMV; from the coding sequence ATGACAGACAACGACCCATCCCAGGAAGGGCTCGACGCCGCCGAGGAGGAGATCGACGAGGAGCCAGCCGAAGGGGCTGGCCCCGCCGCCGACGCGGACGTCGAGCCAGTAGACGAACAGCCAGCCGAGGCCGACGAGGCCGACGCTGAACCGGAAGACGAGGGCCCCGCACTCGACGACGACGTGATGTCGGACGAGGAGGCGGACCTGCTGATCCCCGTCGAGGACTACCTCGGCGCCGGTGCCCACATCGGCACCCAGCAGAAGACCGAGGACATGGAGCGGTTCATCCACCGCGTCCGGACCGACGGTCTCTACGTGCTCGACGTCTCGAAGACCGACGGCCGCATCCGCACGGCCGCGGACTTCCTCGCGAACTACGACCCCGAACAGATCCTCGTCACCTCGAGCCGCCAGTACGGACGGTTCCCGGCGGAGAAGTTCGCCGAAGCCGTGGGCGCTCGCGCCCGCACCGGCCGCTTCATCCCCGGCACGCTCACGAACCCGAAGTACGACGGCTACATCGAACCCGACGTCCTCGTCGTCACCGACCCGATCGGCGACGCCCAGGCCGTCAAGGAGGCCATCACGGTCGGCATCCCGGTCATCGCGATGTGTGACTCGAACAACCAGACCAGCAACGTCGACCTCGTCGTTCCGACGAACAACAAGGGTCGCAAGGCCCTCTCGGTCGTCTACTGGCTGCTCGCCAACGAAGTCCTCGACCGACGCGGCGCGGAGCCGTCCTACTCGCTCGAGGACTTCGAGAGCATGGTCTGA
- the eno gene encoding phosphopyruvate hydratase: MTLITDVRLRRILDSRGNPTVEADVLTESGGFGRAAAPSGASTGEYEAVERPPTEAIAAAREHAVPRLVGEAYAGNQREVDAILHAADGTDDFSEIGANSAVAISMAAAKAGADVLGAPLFQHLGGTFRGENFPIPLGNVVGGGEHAADATDIQEFLAAPVGAPSVEDAVFANAAVHAAVADLLEERDEPAGKGDEGAWAPSIDDGEAFEIVDEAVSMVADEVGFEIGFGLDVAAAEMYDADSETYEYESAGTSRDTDEQIDYIADLVDEYDLVYVEDPLDENDYDAFADLTDRVGDRTLICGDDLFVTNTDRLVEGIDLGAANSILIKPNQIGTLTDAFDAIELATKNGYDSVVSHRSGETEDTTIAHLAVATDAPFIKTGAVGGERTAKLNELVRIADDAT; encoded by the coding sequence ATGACGCTCATCACCGACGTCCGACTCCGGCGCATCCTCGACTCGCGGGGGAACCCGACCGTCGAGGCCGACGTGCTGACCGAGAGCGGCGGGTTCGGCCGTGCCGCGGCACCGAGCGGTGCTAGCACGGGCGAGTACGAGGCCGTCGAGCGGCCGCCGACCGAGGCGATCGCCGCGGCCCGCGAACACGCCGTCCCCCGTCTCGTCGGCGAGGCCTACGCCGGAAACCAGCGCGAAGTCGACGCCATCCTGCATGCCGCGGACGGCACCGACGACTTCTCCGAGATCGGCGCCAACAGCGCGGTCGCCATCTCGATGGCCGCCGCAAAAGCGGGTGCCGACGTGCTCGGCGCGCCGCTGTTCCAGCACCTCGGCGGAACCTTCCGCGGCGAGAACTTCCCGATCCCGCTGGGGAACGTCGTGGGCGGCGGCGAACACGCCGCCGACGCGACCGACATCCAGGAGTTCCTCGCCGCGCCCGTCGGCGCACCGAGCGTCGAGGACGCCGTCTTCGCCAACGCCGCCGTCCACGCCGCAGTCGCCGACCTGCTCGAGGAACGCGACGAACCCGCCGGCAAGGGTGACGAAGGCGCGTGGGCGCCGTCGATCGACGACGGCGAGGCGTTCGAGATCGTCGACGAGGCGGTCTCGATGGTCGCCGACGAGGTCGGCTTCGAGATCGGCTTCGGACTCGACGTCGCGGCCGCCGAGATGTACGACGCCGACTCGGAAACCTACGAGTACGAGTCGGCCGGCACCAGTCGCGACACGGACGAACAGATCGACTACATCGCCGACCTCGTCGACGAGTACGACCTCGTCTACGTCGAGGACCCGCTCGACGAGAACGATTACGACGCCTTCGCCGACCTCACCGATCGGGTCGGCGATCGGACCCTGATCTGCGGTGACGACCTGTTCGTCACCAACACCGATCGGCTCGTCGAGGGGATCGATCTCGGCGCGGCCAACAGCATCCTGATCAAGCCGAACCAGATCGGGACGCTGACCGACGCCTTCGACGCGATCGAACTCGCGACGAAGAACGGCTACGACTCGGTCGTCTCCCACCGCTCGGGCGAGACCGAGGATACGACGATCGCACACCTCGCCGTCGCGACCGACGCGCCGTTTATCAAGACGGGCGCGGTCGGCGGCGAGCGAACCGCCAAGCTCAACGAGCTCGTACGAATCGCAGACGACGCGACATGA
- a CDS encoding DNA-directed RNA polymerase subunit K — MQQERHNRYEKARILGARALQVSYGAPVLIETDQTEPILIAAEEYDAGVLPFTVKRGYDRK; from the coding sequence ATGCAACAGGAACGACACAACCGATACGAGAAAGCACGCATCCTCGGCGCGCGAGCGCTGCAGGTGTCCTACGGGGCACCCGTCTTGATCGAGACGGACCAGACGGAGCCGATCCTGATCGCCGCAGAAGAGTACGACGCCGGCGTGTTGCCCTTTACCGTCAAGCGGGGCTACGATCGAAAATGA
- a CDS encoding DNA-directed RNA polymerase subunit N encodes MMVPVRCFTCGTVVGEHWEEFDERANEGDEDPEKVLDELGVDRYCCRRMLVSHTDLVDVVAPYQ; translated from the coding sequence ATGATGGTACCGGTCCGGTGTTTCACCTGTGGCACTGTCGTCGGCGAACACTGGGAGGAGTTCGACGAGCGAGCGAACGAGGGCGACGAGGACCCCGAGAAGGTCCTCGACGAACTCGGCGTCGATCGCTACTGCTGTCGGCGCATGCTCGTCTCCCACACCGACCTCGTCGACGTCGTCGCTCCGTACCAGTAA
- a CDS encoding 30S ribosomal protein S9, with product MVTNTSGKKKTAVARATVHEGEGRVRINSKPVELVEPEMSRLKMLEPFRIAGEDLRSEMDIDVHVEGGGISGQADAVRTAIARGIVQHTNDAELRDAFMEFDRSLLVNDVRQSEPKKWGGPGARARYQKSYR from the coding sequence ATGGTAACCAACACGAGTGGCAAGAAAAAGACCGCCGTCGCTCGCGCGACCGTCCACGAGGGCGAGGGTCGCGTTCGAATCAACTCCAAGCCGGTCGAACTGGTCGAGCCTGAGATGTCGCGTCTCAAGATGCTCGAGCCGTTCCGCATCGCCGGCGAGGACCTGCGCAGCGAGATGGACATCGACGTCCATGTCGAAGGTGGCGGCATTAGCGGTCAGGCAGACGCCGTCCGCACCGCCATCGCTCGCGGGATCGTCCAGCACACGAACGACGCCGAACTCCGTGACGCGTTCATGGAGTTCGATCGATCGCTCCTGGTCAACGACGTCCGCCAGTCCGAACCGAAGAAGTGGGGCGGCCCGGGCGCTCGGGCACGCTACCAGAAGTCCTACCGCTAA
- a CDS encoding 50S ribosomal protein L13, translated as MSIAEFDADVVVDARDCILGRVASEVAQRALDGDRVAIVNAEDAVITGDKEDVFDTYRTRLQLGSDRGPNYPRRPDTIFKRSVRGMLPHKKPRGREAFDNVRVYVGNPYEDDDEHEAEILDDTSLDRLSNIRFVHLGEVSEQLGANVTW; from the coding sequence ATGAGTATCGCAGAGTTCGACGCGGACGTCGTCGTCGACGCCCGCGACTGTATCCTCGGCCGCGTCGCCAGCGAGGTCGCCCAGCGCGCCCTCGACGGCGACCGCGTCGCGATCGTCAACGCCGAAGACGCCGTCATCACCGGCGACAAGGAAGACGTCTTCGACACCTACCGCACGCGGCTCCAGCTCGGCTCCGACAGGGGGCCGAACTACCCGCGTCGGCCGGACACCATCTTCAAGCGGTCCGTCCGCGGGATGTTGCCCCACAAGAAGCCACGCGGCCGCGAGGCGTTCGACAACGTCCGCGTCTACGTCGGCAACCCCTACGAAGACGACGACGAGCACGAGGCCGAGATCCTCGACGATACGTCGCTGGATCGCCTGTCGAACATCCGCTTCGTCCACCTGGGCGAAGTCTCCGAACAACTCGGTGCTAACGTCACATGGTAA
- a CDS encoding 50S ribosomal protein L18e — protein sequence MSSKTNPRLTDLIAELKSTSRETDADVWRDVADRLEKPRRTHAEVNLGRIERYAREEETVVVPGKVLGSGALQKNVTVAAVDFSSSAETKIDQVGDPVPLEQALEENPDGSNVRVIR from the coding sequence ATGAGTAGCAAGACCAATCCGAGGCTCACCGATCTTATCGCCGAGCTGAAGTCGACGTCCCGCGAGACGGACGCCGACGTCTGGCGAGACGTTGCGGATCGACTCGAGAAGCCCCGGCGCACCCACGCAGAGGTGAACCTGGGCCGCATCGAGCGGTACGCACGCGAAGAAGAGACAGTCGTCGTCCCCGGCAAAGTGCTGGGCTCCGGCGCACTACAGAAGAACGTCACCGTCGCGGCCGTCGACTTCAGTTCCTCGGCCGAGACGAAGATCGATCAGGTCGGTGACCCAGTACCGCTCGAGCAGGCGCTCGAAGAGAACCCAGACGGATCCAACGTACGGGTGATTCGATGA
- a CDS encoding DNA-directed RNA polymerase subunit D encodes MTEEYDVEFVEREDREARFLVRGVTPAFANGIRRAMVADVPTMAIDTVRFVENSSVMFDEQLALRLGLVPLTTPPVGEFGEDDTVTLSIDVEGPATAYSGDLVSSDDLVRPADENIPIIDLKDDQRLEAEADAVLDRGKDHAKHQGGVAVGYRHLQRVEVVGDLPEFEDEEPQIVRGVVEDDGELVPTSEFDHDLSNRYPGKELRVEDVPNAFVFHVETDGSFDVEELVTRAADTIEARASDLEDAVQL; translated from the coding sequence ATGACAGAAGAGTACGACGTCGAGTTCGTCGAACGCGAGGATCGCGAAGCCCGATTCCTCGTCCGGGGCGTGACGCCCGCGTTCGCCAACGGCATCCGTCGCGCGATGGTCGCCGACGTGCCCACGATGGCGATCGACACCGTCCGGTTCGTCGAGAACTCGTCGGTCATGTTCGACGAGCAACTCGCCCTGCGGCTGGGACTCGTCCCGCTGACGACCCCGCCGGTCGGCGAGTTCGGCGAGGACGACACGGTCACGCTCTCGATCGACGTCGAAGGGCCGGCCACCGCCTATTCGGGCGATCTCGTCTCGAGCGACGACCTCGTTCGGCCCGCTGACGAGAACATCCCGATCATCGACCTCAAGGATGACCAGCGGCTCGAGGCCGAGGCGGACGCCGTGCTCGATCGTGGCAAGGACCACGCCAAACACCAGGGCGGCGTCGCGGTCGGCTACCGGCACCTCCAGCGCGTGGAGGTCGTCGGCGACCTGCCCGAGTTCGAGGACGAGGAGCCCCAGATCGTCCGTGGCGTCGTCGAAGACGACGGCGAACTCGTGCCGACGAGCGAGTTCGATCACGACCTCTCGAACCGCTATCCGGGCAAGGAGCTCCGGGTCGAAGACGTGCCGAACGCCTTCGTCTTCCACGTGGAGACGGACGGCTCCTTCGACGTCGAGGAACTGGTCACGCGAGCCGCCGACACGATCGAGGCGCGCGCGAGTGACCTCGAAGACGCAGTACAGCTATAG
- a CDS encoding 30S ribosomal protein S11, translating into MSQDDEKWGIAHVHASFNNTVMTVTDLTGAETIAKSSGGTAVKQNRDEASPYAAMQMAESVAEEVKAAGITGLHVRVRGPGGNLQKSPGPGAQATIRALARSGIEIGRIEDVTPIPHDGSRAPKGKGGY; encoded by the coding sequence ATGAGCCAGGACGACGAAAAGTGGGGCATCGCCCACGTGCACGCATCGTTCAACAACACCGTCATGACCGTGACCGACCTCACGGGTGCGGAGACGATCGCCAAGTCCTCCGGCGGGACGGCGGTCAAGCAGAACCGCGACGAGGCGTCGCCGTACGCGGCCATGCAGATGGCCGAGTCCGTCGCCGAGGAAGTCAAGGCGGCCGGGATCACCGGCCTCCACGTCCGCGTTCGCGGCCCCGGCGGGAACCTCCAGAAGTCCCCCGGACCGGGTGCGCAGGCGACGATCCGCGCACTCGCCCGATCGGGCATCGAGATCGGTCGCATCGAAGACGTCACGCCGATCCCGCACGACGGATCGCGCGCTCCGAAAGGCAAGGGCGGCTACTAG
- a CDS encoding 30S ribosomal protein S4: MPLGTDTKQYETPNHPYQGERIATEHSLLDRYGLKNKEELWRAQSELRSYRREARDLLGQAQGDETVVRRSEEFLGRLKRVGVLDEGDELGDVLSLEIEDVLERRLQTVVYRKGLANTTQQARQFITHGHVVVGDQRHRIPSYVVDVDEEDLVAFDENSPLADELHPERAEGQ; this comes from the coding sequence ATGCCACTGGGCACTGACACCAAGCAGTACGAGACGCCGAACCACCCCTACCAGGGAGAACGCATCGCGACCGAACACTCCCTGCTCGATCGCTACGGCCTGAAGAACAAGGAAGAACTCTGGCGGGCACAGTCCGAGCTTCGCTCCTACCGGCGCGAGGCCCGGGACCTGCTCGGCCAGGCCCAGGGCGACGAAACCGTCGTCCGCCGCTCTGAGGAGTTCCTCGGACGGCTCAAGCGCGTCGGCGTCCTCGACGAGGGTGACGAACTCGGCGACGTCCTCTCGCTGGAGATCGAGGACGTCCTCGAGCGCCGGCTCCAGACGGTCGTCTACCGCAAGGGGCTCGCCAACACCACCCAGCAGGCGCGCCAGTTCATCACCCACGGCCACGTCGTGGTCGGTGACCAGCGCCACCGGATTCCCTCGTACGTCGTCGACGTCGACGAGGAGGACCTCGTGGCGTTCGACGAGAACAGTCCGCTCGCGGACGAACTTCACCCCGAACGCGCGGAGGGTCAGTAA
- a CDS encoding 30S ribosomal protein S13, with protein MSEEAPQEQEDEDLQYFVRIGQTDLDGTKSVERSLSEMNGIGRRTARIIAEEAGVDRTATFGRLDDDVIDEVVELVENYADEVPDWLNNRQSDFYSGETTHEIGNDLQLTRQHDINRMKMIDSYRGVRHKRGQKVRGQRTKSTGRTEGTIGVNVEEIREEQAEEAAEEGEGE; from the coding sequence ATGAGCGAGGAAGCACCTCAAGAGCAAGAGGACGAAGACCTTCAGTACTTCGTCCGCATCGGTCAAACCGACCTCGACGGGACGAAATCCGTCGAGCGCTCGCTCTCGGAGATGAACGGAATCGGTCGTCGGACCGCCCGGATCATCGCCGAGGAAGCGGGCGTCGATCGGACGGCGACGTTCGGTCGACTCGACGACGACGTCATCGACGAGGTCGTCGAACTCGTAGAGAACTACGCCGACGAAGTCCCCGACTGGCTCAACAACCGCCAGTCCGACTTCTACAGCGGCGAGACGACCCACGAGATCGGTAACGACCTCCAGTTGACCCGACAGCACGACATCAACCGGATGAAGATGATCGACTCCTACCGGGGCGTTCGCCACAAGCGCGGCCAGAAGGTCCGCGGCCAGCGAACCAAGTCCACCGGTCGTACGGAGGGCACCATCGGAGTCAACGTCGAAGAGATCCGCGAAGAACAGGCCGAAGAAGCCGCCGAAGAGGGTGAGGGTGAATAA
- the moaA gene encoding GTP 3',8-cyclase MoaA — protein MLTDEFGREVTGVRVSLTDRCNFDCVYCHNEGLGDTRGPMDPQDDEMSTDDVVRFLEVAAEFGVDAVKFTGGEPMLRQDLEEIIERTPDSMEVSLTTNGTFLPGRAEALVDAGLERVNVSQDALDPQDFAEITKSGAYETVLEGVEAALEAGLDPVKLNMVVFEHTAGYVPEMVDHVAENDGLQLQLIEYMPELTGKPEWNIDIGRVHDWLAEQAVEIEHREMHDRRRYWVGGTANDEGGMVEIVDPVENPTFCANCHRVRVTHEGYLKGCLNRNDDLQPMGEMTRPEIRAAFREVVANRVPYYGEYMIRNDDGEWELNEKYLEVETLAD, from the coding sequence ATGCTCACCGACGAGTTCGGGCGCGAGGTTACTGGGGTGCGGGTCTCGCTCACCGATCGGTGTAACTTCGACTGCGTCTACTGCCACAACGAGGGGCTCGGCGACACCAGGGGACCGATGGATCCCCAGGACGACGAGATGTCGACGGACGACGTCGTTCGCTTTCTGGAAGTCGCCGCCGAGTTCGGTGTCGACGCGGTGAAGTTCACCGGCGGCGAACCGATGCTCCGGCAGGACCTGGAGGAGATCATCGAGCGCACGCCCGATTCGATGGAAGTCTCGCTGACGACGAACGGTACCTTTCTCCCCGGCCGCGCCGAGGCGCTGGTCGACGCCGGTCTCGAGCGGGTCAACGTCTCCCAGGACGCGCTCGACCCGCAAGACTTCGCCGAAATCACCAAAAGCGGCGCATACGAGACGGTCCTCGAGGGGGTCGAAGCGGCGCTCGAGGCCGGACTCGATCCGGTCAAACTCAACATGGTCGTCTTCGAGCACACCGCGGGCTACGTGCCGGAGATGGTCGACCACGTCGCCGAAAACGACGGCCTCCAGCTCCAGCTGATCGAGTACATGCCAGAGCTAACGGGCAAGCCCGAGTGGAACATCGACATCGGGCGAGTCCACGACTGGCTGGCCGAGCAGGCCGTCGAGATCGAACACCGCGAGATGCACGATCGCAGGCGCTACTGGGTCGGCGGGACCGCGAACGACGAGGGGGGAATGGTCGAGATCGTCGACCCCGTCGAGAACCCCACGTTCTGCGCGAACTGCCACCGCGTCCGGGTCACCCACGAGGGATACCTGAAGGGCTGTCTCAACCGCAACGACGACCTCCAACCGATGGGCGAGATGACCAGACCCGAGATCCGGGCAGCGTTCCGCGAGGTGGTCGCGAACCGGGTCCCCTACTACGGCGAGTACATGATCCGGAACGACGACGGCGAGTGGGAACTGAACGAGAAGTACCTCGAGGTCGAGACGCTGGCCGATTGA
- a CDS encoding helix-turn-helix domain-containing protein: protein MSTIAELAVPAEEFALRRTLEATDALTVEIERVVAHDPDSVMPCVWFGGDESTLATVDDALADDPTVDEAELLTGSGGERLYRMHWVDDVTVMLHMLTEERATVLDATVEDTQWRFRVLFPERDALSRTYGFATDRGLTIEVRKIHRLEEAHGTRHGLTDAQYEALATALDRGYYEIPRAMDMETLSDELGVSHQALSERLRRGHRTLVAEVVDSADRAGNGPR, encoded by the coding sequence ATGAGCACGATCGCCGAACTCGCGGTCCCCGCCGAGGAGTTCGCGCTACGGCGGACGCTCGAGGCGACGGACGCGCTCACCGTCGAGATCGAACGGGTCGTCGCGCACGATCCCGACTCCGTCATGCCGTGCGTCTGGTTCGGCGGGGACGAGTCGACGCTCGCGACGGTCGACGACGCGCTCGCGGACGATCCGACGGTGGACGAGGCCGAACTGCTCACGGGGTCCGGCGGCGAACGCCTGTACCGGATGCACTGGGTCGACGACGTCACCGTCATGTTGCACATGTTGACCGAAGAACGGGCCACAGTCCTCGACGCGACCGTCGAAGACACGCAGTGGCGGTTTCGCGTCCTCTTCCCCGAACGTGACGCACTCTCCCGGACCTACGGGTTCGCGACCGATCGGGGGTTGACGATCGAGGTGCGGAAGATCCACCGGCTCGAGGAGGCCCACGGGACCCGCCACGGACTCACCGACGCCCAGTACGAGGCGCTGGCCACGGCCCTCGATCGCGGCTACTACGAGATCCCGCGGGCGATGGACATGGAGACGCTCTCGGACGAACTCGGGGTGTCCCACCAGGCGCTCTCCGAACGGCTCCGGAGGGGCCACCGGACGCTCGTCGCGGAGGTAGTCGACAGTGCCGATCGCGCCGGGAACGGCCCACGGTAG
- a CDS encoding RtcB family protein, translating into MTETTFDADGITLEQVREYVWEIPREGDMRTPARVLASEALLEEIKEDKTLEQIKNTTHLPGITNHAICMPDGHQGYGFPVGGVGALDAENGCISPGAVGYDINCGVRMMRTNLTYDDLKGREEELVDSLFANIPSGLGGGGVVESGVDTVDEILARGVDWALENGHAVEDDLLHCEDEGMREGADPSKVSQKAKDRGKNQIGSLGSGNHFLEVQRVTDVFDDEVGAAFGLEEDQIVVLIHCGSRGLGHQTCNDYLRKIEQQHQGLLDRLPDKELAAAPAGSQLAEDYYGAMNAAINFAWVNRQLIMHRTRQVFERVFDRSWESMDMQLLYDVAHNIAKKETHTVDGEERELYVHRKGATRAFPAGHPEVPNAYRDVGQPVIIPGSMGTGSYVLRGGENSMDLTFGSTAHGAGRLMSRTQAKNEYWGGDVQQQLRDQDQIYVKAQSGATVAEEAPGVYKDVDEVVRVSDELGIGDKVARTFPVCNIKG; encoded by the coding sequence ATGACCGAGACCACGTTCGACGCGGACGGCATCACGCTCGAACAGGTACGCGAGTACGTCTGGGAGATCCCGCGAGAAGGAGACATGCGAACGCCGGCCCGGGTTCTGGCGAGCGAGGCGCTCTTAGAGGAGATCAAGGAGGACAAGACGCTGGAGCAGATCAAGAACACGACCCATCTGCCCGGCATCACGAACCACGCGATCTGTATGCCCGACGGCCATCAGGGATACGGCTTCCCGGTCGGCGGAGTAGGTGCACTGGACGCCGAGAACGGCTGTATTTCGCCCGGAGCGGTCGGGTACGACATCAATTGCGGCGTCCGGATGATGCGGACGAACCTCACGTACGACGACCTGAAGGGCCGGGAGGAGGAACTCGTCGACTCGCTGTTCGCGAACATCCCGTCGGGACTCGGCGGCGGCGGCGTCGTCGAATCCGGGGTCGACACCGTCGACGAAATCCTCGCCAGGGGAGTCGACTGGGCGCTCGAGAACGGCCACGCCGTCGAAGACGACCTGCTCCACTGCGAGGACGAGGGGATGCGCGAGGGTGCCGATCCCTCGAAGGTGAGCCAGAAGGCCAAGGATCGGGGCAAGAACCAGATCGGCTCGCTCGGCTCGGGGAACCACTTCCTCGAGGTCCAGCGCGTCACCGACGTCTTCGACGACGAGGTGGGCGCGGCGTTCGGCCTCGAGGAGGACCAGATCGTCGTCCTCATCCACTGCGGCTCGCGCGGACTCGGCCACCAGACCTGTAACGACTACCTGCGAAAGATCGAACAGCAACACCAGGGGCTGCTGGACCGGCTCCCCGACAAGGAACTGGCCGCGGCACCGGCCGGATCCCAGCTCGCCGAGGACTACTACGGCGCGATGAACGCCGCGATCAACTTCGCGTGGGTCAACCGCCAGCTGATCATGCACCGGACGCGGCAGGTGTTCGAACGGGTGTTCGATCGGTCCTGGGAGTCGATGGACATGCAGCTCCTGTACGACGTGGCCCACAACATCGCGAAGAAAGAAACGCATACGGTAGACGGGGAGGAACGCGAACTCTACGTCCACCGGAAGGGGGCCACGCGGGCGTTCCCCGCGGGCCACCCCGAGGTGCCGAACGCGTACCGCGACGTGGGCCAGCCCGTGATCATCCCCGGCAGCATGGGGACGGGAAGCTACGTCCTCCGGGGCGGCGAGAACTCCATGGACCTCACCTTCGGCTCGACCGCACACGGCGCGGGGCGACTGATGAGTCGCACGCAGGCGAAAAACGAGTACTGGGGCGGCGATGTGCAACAGCAACTCCGGGATCAGGATCAGATCTACGTGAAGGCCCAGTCCGGGGCGACCGTCGCCGAAGAGGCCCCCGGCGTCTACAAGGACGTCGACGAGGTCGTCCGGGTCTCCGACGAACTCGGCATCGGCGACAAGGTCGCGCGGACGTTCCCCGTCTGTAACATCAAGGGCTGA